The Chelonoidis abingdonii isolate Lonesome George chromosome 15, CheloAbing_2.0, whole genome shotgun sequence genomic interval CCCATCCGATTTAAATCAGATTCTTATCTCTATTTCTTTAGCATTTAACATAGTCATAATAGATTCAGGTTCAATATAAAGGAATATGTAGTTGTGCTATACGCATCTATTCTTTATAATGAAAATGATTACACAGCAAAAGTCTGCTTTGAGGGTTGGTCCCACATAAAAGACCTACATCTATTTCTTATAATTCAGGAGTTCATTTTAATACAATCACAATTTCCAACCAAAATGAATgatctgaaactgcatttttcaaagcATCAAAAAAAAGACTTTTCAAACTACCCTTCAGACTGACATTTTGGTACAGTAAAGAGAATTGCTGTTAGCAAAATTGATCTGTCACAAGGGGATTGTACTTTCATAGCCCTTGTCAAAATATGGCTTGTTTCTAAGGTTATAGGAGATCACTGGGGTTGTAATCATCTATATAATTGCAGTGTGCATGTGTAATTTGAAGAACTAAGCATGGCAGATAATGTTCTATGTTTGATAATTTCACTCTCTCTGTAAATGCTTGCAATATGTTCATTAGATCCtgtgaacttttaaaatgtattctgcTTACTCTTTTAGGCTATGTCCCCCAAAGATTCTATAGAATTGGCACTACTTATGGAGATGATTCAGTGGCATGTATGAACTCATTCCACAATGCTACTCAAAGAAGCAGAGATGCACAGAATGAGCTGAGATACATAGCAGCCTCTACACCCAAACTTCCATCTATTTGCTCTAATGAAGATGTTTTACAAGCACTTTATGACTATAATTATAAACACCATCCTtatgtgctaggtactgtattTAAGTTGTAATGAACTTGATTTCAGCCAAACATTCAATTAACATTACTAGTACAATGTGAATTATAATTACAGTCTTCAGGGACATAGTAATAACCAAATTTTACCTTCAGTTGCTAGCACATTGCTCTGATTTCTGTGCGAGTTACACACGTGCATTCAGGGACAGGATTTGGCCCCTATGGCTTTTATTTCTATTCTAAATCTCGAGGTTTTCTCAAATaggtgtgtttatttttaaggacaCAGTCTCATCTTGATGTGAAACATTTTACATGGATCTTGAATCAATTGTAATTGTTATCCAGAAATCCTTCCAGAAATCGGTTTCGAATAGACTCATGCAATAGCATGCTCTCAAATTATACTATTATCTAAAAATCTGAAGCCAATGTTTTCAAACCTGGCTGCCTAACCCTAGAGTAAAACCAGCCTGCTGTTCTGAGAGGCTGAGCACTTGCTGCCCTGACTGACCGCAGTAGGAACTACAAATGGCCACCATCCCTGAAAATCCCTCATCTTATCTGGGTATCTAATTTTAGGCACTCACATTTGAAAAATTTGTCCTGCCTTTCTGGGGCTTGGTTCTGCCAGCTTTACTCATGCTGATGGctaccttactctgcaagtacTCTCATTCTTGCAGTGCTACTGTTTGCAGAGTAAAGTGCTACTGAGTGTGAGTCAGGCTGGCAGCATCTGGCCTTTagtgttttctttattaaaaagaaagagcgAGAGAGAACTCTTAAAGTAGTCTTGAGGAAaggcaaaacattttcatttgatcTTGGGACTCATGTGGATCTCAGGATGTCTCATGTATCCTGGTTTTCCCTTCAGCAATAGCTTCTTTCCAAATCTTTCCTTGGGCTCCTCACTCTGGGTAAGTGAGCCCCTGTTGTGGTTCTCCATGATTCATAGACTGTGAGTATCTATGAACGCCAAACACCAAGGCCCAAACATGACTCCAAGTGTTTTGACCCAAATTGAGGTCAACTCCAGTTGCCTATCATGGATTCCTAACTAACACTTGCTGCAAGTGCATTTCTCATCTGATCAGAAGGTTCCAGAACCAGGACCACCCTGTAAAAGATGTTCAGAACTTCGTCCTGCAGTTACCTTAGAAACCCCAATGTCATCAGATAGAATGTTTCCAAGTGACAGTTCTTAAGTATTGTGatgaggcaaggccagatggctacagtaaagtactgagaaacaagtatgttagccccaggctaaacaaatccctaggaccatggtaaccaaatggcagttgctccaggttaattaaggcacctggagccaattaagacctttctagaaggaaTACGAATGGATGAATGGCATAAAAGTTGTTGGGCATAACATTACAGTACTCACCTGCTTGGAGTATTCTTAAACTATATTATAAAATGTCAGTCATTGTGGTCTTGTTCACCTCTCTGTGCAAGATGAATTCAAATTTCACTGACCTTTGGAGCAGTTCACAACTTGTTAGAATTGTACCTGAGTACTCCTGTGTCTTCAAAAGTgtcaaataaaatacaataaagcTCTGGGTTTTGTGTGGTAATGTTTTATTACTGTTTGtctttgattttaatttaaaaattgttataaaaAGTATTGCAACTGTTTTTAGAAAGTAGCAGATTTTAGCAGATATATAAATATACTTCTgcatttgcttattttttaatgTGCGCAACAGAGCAAAGATGGCACAGTTTACATATGTCATAGAGGGTGGgctgtagagggtgggcctgggttccccccaaacctcccaattcctgatcagacacaggaggagttgacccagactgtggggaagatcactgaggtgagcaaatctgccaagaagcgcaggacccaccaaggtagaggagggactttgtcacagtatgtaacTAGTGCCTTTCTTCCTACTTCACTTAATGCACCACTGAATAGCAGCCAGCTCTGTCCGAACGTGGCAATGCCCAACAAGACAACATTGGAGCTTAGAATAGAAAGTTCAACTGTGTCCTGTTGAAACTGCAAGGCATCTTTCAGCAGATAGAATGTAATTTCCTGTGTTAGAATTTTGACAGGCCATGGGTACTAACATATATTTATATGCGTGAGCCTATTCCCTACTTAGGCACTGATGCAAAACCCATTATGTTCAATAGAAAGACTCTTACttgcttcagtgggctttagatcaggcctttaATGACCATTGGCCAAATTCTAAAGTCCTTTCATAGCCTGAGGAAGGACTGATTCAAAAGTGaggaaggacttcaggatttggccccataaaagagaaaaagttatCTAGGCACCACTAAGGGGCATGTCAAAAGTGGTGAGACCCACTCTTGGTGATATAAAGTGACTAATGAACATTCTATGAAGCATGTCAATTAACAGAGAACATTTGTTATAAGGCAGGAACCTTTTTATCCTCTATGGTAAATATAAGCAGATATTTTCTTGGGCAGTTAAGTGTAATTTTGAGGTGGTATTTATTTGGTCATTTTGCAGGTACTGTAATAACTAAGAGAAGTTTGCTAGAGCCACCTATTCCTGGTTGGACTGGGTTTGTGCCTAGAGCAAGGGTCACTGAACTGGGATACGGTGTTCGTTACCATGAAATGACAAAAAATTGCTATCAGGATTTTAAGACCTTAAGAGATTGGGTCTGTGATGATCCCACCAGTAATTTCCAGAGGTAATTTTATACTAAAATATATCAATTGAAAAGTACATTATaagatggtggtggtgatgatgatgatgatgtttgattGTATGGTAGAGTGGAGCAGTAAATAAATATAACCTCACCAACCACTAAAGCAATTTAAGGGAGTAGGACAGATAACAGGTTTACATTAACTTTAGGGGCTCTCCTGGAGCATGCCAGGAATCTGTGTAGTACAGCATTTGTAATATAAAGCATACTTTTTTTTGGAAAGATTGCAGTATGCTATGTATTTTtcataattgtattttaaaagcttCCTTATCTACAGGAGGTAGTGAACATAGACACCACACAAGAACTACTGTACACAGAAGCACATTGTTATATTTTGGTTATACTGATATTCAGGCCTTTTCTGTTCACCAGCTGAACCACAAACATTCTAAAAAATTGTATGAAGCCCTAATGATAAtccttttttcaaatatttccagTACATCCTGCTGCATGGTGGATCTAATGCCTTGCCTACAATAATCTCAGGTACTGGTGTAGTTCAACTCATACAAATATCTAGTGGATTTTCACTAGAGCATCATTATTTGCCCCAGTGAGGCATATACCAGTAGCTGAAAGGCCAGTGTAAAAAAGATCTGCAGCTCCTAGGTAGGActgaaaattcagtgttgatagaAGGAAAAGCTCTTGGGAACCTCACTTTTAATCCAGAAAAGCACAGCAAGCATCTGCTTATTTCAGTactatatttaatttaatagaaAAAGCTCTGAATCTTTTTCTTCTTATCTGACATTTGCATTGCCAACAATTTCAGTTTGCTTCAGAATTTAGTGTTGACATAGCCTTAGCAGCTGTCAGCAAGAGGCAATTATGAGTTGGGAGTGGGAATACAAGTGAGTCTGGGCTTTTGTCCTTGGGAGGACAGGAGAGTTGATCTGTACCACTATAAGCAGAATGGGCCAGGCCTCTTACTAACTAGGAAAGGATTTGGCAGTGGAGCAGGGGGAAGAGCGTGGCTGTGAAGACTTGGGAGTTTGAATTGCCACAGAGGGGTGGTCAAGGCATCAGAAACAGGACTTTCCTTCCCAAACTTGGTGAGAGGGAGtatttcccttcttccctccttccactgAGTGACAGATGCTGCACCTCTGCGGGCAACTTCCTTCTGCCTCCTACTGATTAAGAGAATACACTGGCCTCAGCACATCCATTTTCCTCCCAGTACAGTGCACAAGCCTAATTACGAGTTGGTGTTTCCTaatacacacacgcgcacacacacagcaccCTACAGGTGTCATCACTGAGTGTGTGCTAGCACTTGCTGAGGCTGTTATTGAGGTTTTGCACTATACAGTGAGGAAGTCTAATATGTGGTGTGCTGAGTGCTTACTCATCTGTTGGAAAGCGTAAGGGACCTGTGTTCACAGCTCCCCCCTACACAGCCTCACCCGTGCACCCCATTTTCCTCACAGGTATACCTATGCGCCCAGTGAAGTTGATGGACTTGCATGAGTTTAGCAGAGAGCAGAACTGGGTccaatggatgaaatcctggccccactgaagtctaaaggatttttaccattgacttcagtggggtcaggatttcagccAATTATTTTAAGGTTCTTGTATTTGAGTGTATGGATTCAGTGGCAATTGTATAACAATCTCTCTCTGTTGATGTCAGTTGGATCTCATATTCCATGCACACGCAAAACTCCCTGGAAAGGCAATGGGTGTTTGGGGTGTGCAAGGAACACATGAGTGTTGTGGGCATGTGGGGAATGCTTAGTGAGCAGAGCACATACAGTTGGAAGACAGCTAAGGCCAGGAGAGTTAAAAATTAAGTCTGATAGTTATGTAAAACATGGGGATACGTAAGCAAATTCTGAAATGATGGAAGATAGAGGATGCCTTCTGAActgcaattttgttttaatttagagGCAAAATGCATGAAGTTAAACTTAGCAAAGTTCCCAACACATACCAAAGATTCTACAGGCCTGAAGGGATGCTGCCAAAGTACAGTGGTCATATTCCACGTAAGAATTTAGAATTTTTGTCCTTTAAAAACATATGGTTTGCACTTGACACGTTGCTCTCCAGGACggatttattatgtatttatttggaaTGTTATTACTGTAGCCAATAAGAGTGCCTGTTCAATGCTCTGGGAGCCCATGACAATCCTTTAAAAGCCCATCTAAATAAACCTATTATGTCAAGATTAAATAACCCCACAGCAACATAAATATACCAAAAATGAGTTAACCACTTCATGAAATCCAACACTGTCCCTAGCCTACCTCACCCATTCATCCATCTCCTTACAAGTACGGTAGAAAAGATAACCCTTGCAGCAACTTCTGAAGACTAGCAAACTTGATTAGTTGTGGAGAAGTGAATTCCAAAGGTCCAGGGCTGTAATGGAGAACAGCCTGCCAGCCACCACCTCCTTTCTCTTGCACCGGTGAAGCATAGGCGAACTCCTCTGACTGCAACTACAGTTGTATTTCATGGGACTCCAGGGATTAAACAGTGGACATTCGTTTCTTGCAGATGAACATCTTGTCATTGGGAAAACCTTTGGAAACCTGTGCAGAAGCTGCTCGGTATGCACACACACGGAGGAGTCCTATGGTGCACATCTCACTAAGAAACGTAATGCCACGTTGAAGCTCATGAAGAACTTGAAATGTAACATAAAAAGTTGAAACGTGCGATGATTTGGACTTTGGCAATTGATTAAAAACTACTGAAATACTATCTGAAATGTGCATGTCATTAGGCTGGATCTCAACACTTAATGCTATGTTATCTGAGACGTACAGTGTTTTGGATAAATTACATATGTGAGGTAAATGTGAAAGTATAGTTATAAACCACAGTGTGATTCAGTAGTTATGAACTCATGTAGATCTGTATTGCTAAAGCATTTCCATAATACTCTCTAGCATAATTGCTGGCAGTGCTTCAATATAATTCAATTCTTCGGTTTTACTGAAATAAGGGTACTGAGTTTTTGGGGTGAAGTGAAAAGCACTGgaaagaaaaatgccaaagaGCAAAAGGAATCAGTAAGTTCCAGAGTGATCCACTGGGAAAGGCAGagtcagggctggtgcttccatttaggcggcctaggcaatcgcctagggcgccaggattattggtgggcggcgttttgccggagggggcagcaggcggctctggtggacctaccgcagtcgtgcctgcggagggtcgcctggtccacggctccggtggagctgctgcagtcgtgcctgcggacggttggctgctcgcgcggccccggtggacctcccgcaggcatgactgcggcagctccaccagagctgcggagcagccaaccatccgcagccatgactgcggcagctccaccggagctgcaggaccagctcGCGGGGCTGCGAAATTGCCGtatgcctagggcgctaaaacccctagcacaGGTCTTGGACAGGGTACACTTGGCTACACAAACAGGAATTAAAATTTAGTTTGAAACAGCATATCCCAAACTTTTGGAAGCCGAGTCCctcttcaggaaaatgaaaacaatcaCATTCTTTAACCAATCCCACATATCTTCATGTATATACCTTTCACATTCCTCCCCACAGTGGCacatgctttgtgctgctttaTGGAAACACTACATTTTGGGGAAACAGAACCTtagaaaaaggaggaggaggggaaaaaatatacCAACCGATTGGGTT includes:
- the SPMIP5 gene encoding sperm-associated microtubule inner protein 5: MQLSRYRESMKPNKKPMDACNSLIPGYTGYVPQRFYRIGTTYGDDSVACMNSFHNATQRSRDAQNELRYIAASTPKLPSICSNEDVLQALYDYNYKHHPYVLGTVITKRSLLEPPIPGWTGFVPRARVTELGYGVRYHEMTKNCYQDFKTLRDWVCDDPTSNFQRGKMHEVKLSKVPNTYQRFYRPEGMLPKYSGHIPHEHLVIGKTFGNLCRSCSVCTHTEESYGAHLTKKRNATLKLMKNLKCNIKS